ACGGCTGCGGGTGCCGCTGGCCGACTTCAACGCGCACAAGGTCGGCCACGACCTGCCCGACGAGCGGTACCTGTTCCTCAGCGACATCCTGCCCACCGCCTGGCAGGGGGTGTCCTACGCGGACCTGCCCGAAGGCGGCGTACTCGGAGTGCTCGGTCTCGGCCCGGTCGGACAGTTCGTGGGACGCATCGGCCGGCATCTCGGCCACCGTGTCGTGGCCGTCGACCCGGTCCCCGAGCGCCGCCTGATGGCCGAACGGTACGGCATCGAGGCCCTGGACCTCACCGAGGATGCCCTCGACCAGTTGCGCGACCGCACCGACGGGCGCGGCCCCGATTCGGTGGTGGATGCGGTGGGCCTCGAGGCTCACGGCGCGCCAGGGGCCGGCTTCGCCCAGGCGGCCGTTGGGCTGCTGCCGGACGCCCTGGCCAAGAAGGTGATGACCACGGCGGGGCTCGACCGACTCAGCGCCCTGAACCTCGCCTTCGGTTCCGTGCGGCGCGGCGGCACCGTCTCGCTCAGCGGCGTCTACGCCGGGGTGGCCGATCCGCTGCCGATGCGCTCGCTCTTCGACAAGCAGGTCACGATCCGGATGGGTCAGTGCAATGTGCAGCGCTGGCTCG
This is a stretch of genomic DNA from Cryobacterium soli. It encodes these proteins:
- a CDS encoding alcohol dehydrogenase catalytic domain-containing protein, yielding MRALTWQGKRSVSVETVPDPVIEEPTDVVIRITSTAICGSDLHLYEVLGPFLSAGDVLGHESMGVVEEVGAEVRTLQPGDRVVIPFVIACGHCFMCRRGLTTQCETTQNRAHDSGASLYGYTELYGSVPGGQAERLRVPLADFNAHKVGHDLPDERYLFLSDILPTAWQGVSYADLPEGGVLGVLGLGPVGQFVGRIGRHLGHRVVAVDPVPERRLMAERYGIEALDLTEDALDQLRDRTDGRGPDSVVDAVGLEAHGAPGAGFAQAAVGLLPDALAKKVMTTAGLDRLSALNLAFGSVRRGGTVSLSGVYAGVADPLPMRSLFDKQVTIRMGQCNVQRWLDEVVPLVEDPSDPLGVQDLVTHRVPLERAPEMYELFQKKEKGCIKVVLTP